One genomic region from Anaerobacillus sp. CMMVII encodes:
- a CDS encoding NAD(P)/FAD-dependent oxidoreductase, translating to MDKPKIVILGSGYGGIITTKKLEKLLKSGEADVTLINKHSYHYITTQLHKIGAGTAQDNKIALPIEELIDIAKIKFKKATVSSLDFDQNQVLLDNGEAISYDYLVVALGFQVETFGIPGINEHAFKIRSFRSSKAIYHHIQKQFTMYQEDHDPARLTFAVAGAGFTGIEMVGELVEKLPKLAKHHNIPFDKIQIINIEASPNLLPGFEPSAVSYTTELLNKMGVKVMTSTKILECNENYVKVDSGEIATKTLIWSCGVRGHQLFEEAGLKTTRGKMEVDKFLRIPTLKNVFCVGDNALFMQDEKTPLPPTAQVALQQGPICAENIVAAIRGTELKPFHYRHQGSVASISDYFAVGKVGKFVIKGKFAAFMKQIIEAKYLFCLGGPTLIIKQLVTGPISSAKVTAKQGQ from the coding sequence ATGGATAAACCAAAAATTGTTATTTTAGGGTCTGGGTATGGCGGAATTATTACAACGAAGAAATTAGAAAAACTATTAAAATCAGGAGAGGCTGATGTCACTCTTATTAATAAACATTCGTATCATTACATTACGACTCAGTTGCATAAAATTGGAGCAGGAACTGCTCAAGACAATAAGATTGCCTTACCAATTGAGGAATTAATAGATATAGCTAAAATTAAGTTTAAAAAAGCCACAGTCTCCTCCCTTGATTTTGATCAAAATCAAGTATTATTGGATAATGGCGAGGCAATTAGCTATGATTATTTAGTTGTTGCACTAGGATTTCAGGTTGAAACATTTGGTATCCCTGGCATTAACGAACATGCTTTTAAGATTCGTAGTTTCAGAAGTTCTAAAGCTATCTATCACCACATTCAAAAACAATTTACAATGTATCAAGAGGATCATGATCCCGCTAGACTAACATTTGCAGTTGCTGGTGCAGGTTTTACTGGAATTGAAATGGTTGGTGAACTAGTTGAGAAACTTCCAAAACTAGCAAAACATCATAATATTCCTTTTGATAAGATCCAAATCATAAATATTGAAGCTTCTCCAAATCTACTACCTGGTTTTGAGCCGTCTGCTGTTTCTTACACGACTGAGCTTCTTAACAAAATGGGAGTTAAAGTGATGACTTCTACAAAAATCCTTGAATGTAATGAAAATTATGTAAAAGTCGATTCTGGAGAAATAGCAACTAAAACATTAATTTGGTCATGTGGAGTTCGCGGTCACCAACTATTTGAAGAAGCAGGTTTAAAAACAACTCGTGGAAAAATGGAAGTAGATAAGTTCCTACGAATTCCTACGTTGAAAAATGTTTTCTGTGTTGGCGATAACGCGTTATTTATGCAGGATGAAAAAACGCCACTACCACCTACTGCCCAGGTTGCGCTACAACAAGGCCCTATTTGTGCAGAAAATATTGTTGCTGCCATTCGCGGAACAGAATTAAAGCCGTTTCATTATCGTCATCAAGGTTCTGTTGCTTCTATTAGTGATTACTTTGCAGTTGGAAAAGTCGGGAAGTTTGTGATAAAAGGTAAATTTGCTGCTTTTATGAAGCAAATCATTGAGGCCAAATACTTATTTTGCCTCGGAGGGCCAACTCTTATCATTAAACAATTAGTTACAGGTCCTATTTCTTCTGCAAAAGTAACGGCAAAACAAGGTCAATAG
- a CDS encoding oxidoreductase: MSDLTEKVIIVTGANSGIGLEAAKILSQQGAQVILAVRNRQKGEEAIASILNGNKEAKVEVMDLDLSDLNSVRTFAQAFLEQYNSLDLLINNAGVMTPPYERTKEGFELQFGSNHLGHFALTGLLLPLLKKTSNSRVVTLSSIAHRGASIDFDNLDGSKGYKAMKFYRQSKLANLLFAKELDNRLKQHGLPTISIGCHPGITSTNLFKFGKRDSSNLLKTLLKWFFQPVEMGVLPTIYAATSEGLRGGEYIGPDGRGNRTGNPAIETPAANVYNQEMMKKLWDTSEELTGVVYDFQ, encoded by the coding sequence ATTAGTGATTTAACTGAAAAAGTAATTATTGTAACGGGTGCTAACAGTGGAATTGGATTAGAAGCAGCTAAAATTTTATCACAACAGGGTGCACAAGTTATTTTAGCCGTTCGAAATCGACAAAAGGGTGAAGAAGCTATAGCATCAATACTAAACGGTAATAAAGAGGCAAAGGTGGAAGTCATGGACTTAGATCTATCTGATTTAAATAGTGTTCGCACTTTTGCACAGGCATTTCTAGAACAGTATAACTCTTTAGATCTATTAATTAACAATGCTGGAGTCATGACTCCTCCGTATGAAAGAACAAAGGAGGGCTTTGAGCTTCAATTTGGAAGTAATCATTTAGGGCATTTTGCTTTAACCGGATTGTTATTGCCGTTATTAAAGAAAACTTCTAATTCTCGTGTAGTAACATTAAGTAGTATAGCCCACCGAGGGGCATCGATTGATTTTGATAACTTAGACGGTTCAAAAGGTTATAAGGCGATGAAGTTTTATCGTCAAAGTAAGCTAGCTAACCTATTATTTGCTAAAGAACTAGACAATAGATTAAAACAACATGGGCTCCCGACAATCAGTATTGGCTGTCATCCGGGGATTACTTCAACAAACTTATTTAAATTTGGTAAGAGAGACTCATCTAATCTTTTAAAGACTTTATTAAAATGGTTTTTCCAACCTGTTGAAATGGGAGTTCTTCCGACTATATATGCAGCAACCTCAGAAGGGTTACGTGGTGGAGAGTACATTGGACCAGATGGAAGAGGTAATAGAACAGGGAATCCCGCCATTGAAACGCCAGCTGCAAATGTTTATAATCAAGAAATGATGAAAAAGTTATGGGACACTTCTGAGGAACTTACTGGTGTTGTCTATGATTTTCAGTAA